The Porites lutea chromosome 4, jaPorLute2.1, whole genome shotgun sequence genome contains a region encoding:
- the LOC140933327 gene encoding protein N-lysine methyltransferase METTL21A-like has protein sequence MHEFQRCFVQFCHSRCLRVITALIFVCFIPSYSRNFSEMALVPYDPSTAILSPFYAKERTFEFAGRTLTVFQNWNDVGVAAVIWDAAIVLGRYLEKTAARLRGKKVIELGAGTGFAGIVASLLGGDVTITDRKMALNTTRMNVEGNLGKNQNRVTIKELEWGQNVSSFSPPFDFVLGADIVYIEDTFNDLLKTLQDLCDATSVVLLSCKIRYDRDKRFFELLSQSFSHQTILYDQELDITLFEARKIS, from the coding sequence ATGCATGAATTTCAGAGGTGTTTTGTACAGTTTTGCCACAGTCGTTGTCTCAGAGTGATAACTGCTTtgattttcgtttgttttattCCTTCATACTCGAGAAATTTCTCAGAAATGGCCCTCGTTCCTTACGACCCATCGACGGCCATTTTGAGCCCATTCTACGCTAAGGAAAGAACCTTCGAATTTGCAGGAAGGACTCTTACTGTCTTCCAAAACTGGAACGATGTTGGTGTTGCCGCAGTTATTTGGGATGCGGCAATCGTTCTTGGTCGATATCTTGAGAAGACAGCGGCGCGACTGCGGGGAAAGAAAGTGATCGAATTAGGAGCTGGGACAGGTTTTGCGGGGATAGTGGCTAGCTTACTCGGTGGCGATGTTACCATAACGGACCGCAAAATGGCTCTGAATACTACAAGGATGAATGTAGAGGGAAATCTAGGGAAGAATCAGAATAGAGTTACCATAAAGGAGCTTGAATGGGGACAAAACGTTTCATCTTTTTCGCCACCTTTTGATTTTGTTCTTGGAGCAGACATCGTTTACATCGAGGATACCTTCAATGATTTGCTGAAGACATTGCAAGACTTATGCGATGCAACTTCGGTAGTTCTATTGTCATGCAAAATACGATACGATAGAGACAAACGTTTCTTTGAGCTTCTCTCTCAGAGTTTTAGTCATCAAACTATTTTGTATGATCAAGAGTTAGACATCACTCTTTTCGAAGCGAGAAAAATTTCTTAA